In Cydia strobilella chromosome 22, ilCydStro3.1, whole genome shotgun sequence, one genomic interval encodes:
- the LOC134751415 gene encoding facilitated trehalose transporter Tret1-like — translation MEKKSGWITPFTKQCFVTLGACLNMASHGLTVGFAAILLPQLRRPDSIIPIDDSSGSWIASILGFALVAGNFICPTVMANYGRRTANIVSIVPMLAGWFCILFATNLPTLLAARLLQGISMGMSSSLGPVVIGEYTSPKNRGPFLASISVTIATGVLIVHTMGSFISWQKTAFVCAIIGFIDLVIVINSPETPSWLADQGRYDESKKIFRWLRGDSEEEELQRMIDTSVIIRESKAEVSSSETFFQKLRRNVVHFRITIRKREFHKPIFIMMHIYTLGMWSGANVMAAYVVDIFENVVGKGSNIPLLVITMGVQRVISNTCAVFVIRKVKRRTMLVATVAINVCAYLSIAAYSYGKQHGMLSFDHPMIGIVLINIHMFSISTGTVPLPFIIAGELFPLEFRSLAGGISVLFLSSNLFLSIKTAPLLFLKIGIHGAYVIYACIVTYCLVVAWFFLPETKDRTLQDIEDEFRGRPLSPEEVKSVQSLHSLMMYKTDRRCSQPVI, via the exons TGCTTCGTGACCCTAGGAGCATGCTTGAACATGGCGAGCCACGGCCTGACGGTGGGCTTCGCGGCCATCCTGTTGCCGCAGCTGAGGAGACCAGATTCCATCATCCCCATTGACGATTCGTCAGGGTCCTGGATAG CCTCAATATTGGGATTCGCGTTGGTCGCTGGCAACTTCATCTGTCCGACTGTGATGGCCAACTATGGCCGAAGAACCGCCAACATCGTCTCTATAGTTCCCATGCTCGCCGGCTGGTTCTGTATACTCTTCGCCACCAACCTCCCCACCCTCCTCGCCGCGAGGCTGCTCCAAGGCATCTCCATGGGTATGAGCTCCTCCCTCGGACCTGTCGTCATCGGAGAATATACCAGCCCCAAAAACAGAGGACCTTTCTTAGCATCCATCTCTGTTACAATCGCTACAGGAGTCCTGATTGTACACACCATGGGGTCCTTTATCAGTTGGCAAAAAACAGCCTTCGTGTGCGCTATTATAGGATTCATTGACTTAGTTATAGTTATTAATTCTCCTGAGACACCCAGCTGGCTGGCAGATCAAGGGAGATATGACGAAAGCAAAAAGATATTCAGATGGCTCAGAGGCGACAGCGAAGAAGAAGAACTACAAAGGATGATAGATACTAGCGTAATTATTAGAGAATCTAAAGCGGAAGTGAGTTCATCAGAAACCTTCTTCCAAAAATTAAGAAGAAATGTAGTGCATTTTAGAATAACGATTAGAAAAAGGGAGTTCCATAAGCCTATTTTCATAATGATGCATATTTATACATTGGGCATGTGGTCAGGCGCTAATGTCATGGCGGCATATGTTGTTGATATTTTTGAAAACGTTGTCGGTAAGGGTTCGAACATTCCCTTATTAGTGATCACAATGGGCGTGCAGAGAGTTATCTCAAACACGTGTGCTGTCTTTGTTATTAGGAAAGTGAAGAGACGCACGATGTTAGTAGCCACTGTAGCAATTAACGTGTGTGCATATTTATCGATCGCAGCATATTCCTACGGAAAGCAGCATGGAATGCTGTCATTCGACCATCCTATGATAGGCATTGTCTTGATTAACATCCATATGTTCTCGATATCTACAGGAACAGTACCGCTTCCTTTTATAATAGCCGGAGAATTATTCCCTCTCGAATTTAGAAGTTTAGCCGGAGGCATAAGTGTCTTGTTCCTGTCGTCAAACTTGTTTCTATCCATCAAAACTGCGCCACTTCTCTTCTTGAAAATTGGTATTCATGGTGCTTATGTTATTTACGCTTGTATAGTGACCTACTGTTTGGTGGTAGCCTGGTTCTTCCTTCCAGAAACTAAGGACAGGACTCTGCAGGACATAGAGGATGAGTTCCGAGGGAGACCTCTGTCTCCTGAGGAAGTGAAGTCGGTGCAGTCTTTGCATTCCCTGATGATGTACAAAACTGACCGCCGCTGTAGCCAACCTGtgatataa